Proteins encoded within one genomic window of Manis pentadactyla isolate mManPen7 chromosome 4, mManPen7.hap1, whole genome shotgun sequence:
- the KRT35 gene encoding keratin, type I cuticular Ha5, whose protein sequence is MASKCLKAGFSSTSFKGPGGAGGGSARVSTTYSSHSCKLPSLSRGARSFSSCSAGPDRSSCRAAGCLPALCLPSGGFATSYSMGGGWFGESILTSGEKETMQCLNDRLASYLEKVRQLERENAELESRIREWSEQQVPYLCPDYQSYFRTVEELQKKTLCTKSENARLVVQIDNAKLAADDFRTKYEMELSMRQLVESDMNGLRRILDDLTLCKADLEAQVESLKEELLCLKKNHEEEVNALRCQLGDRLSVEVDAAPPVDLNRVLEEMRCQYETLVENNRRDAEDWFNTQTEELNQQVVSSSEQLQSCQVEVTELRRMVNALEIELQAQHSMRDALESTLVETEARYSSQLSQLQRMITSVESQLAEIRGDLERQNQEYQVLLDVQARLEGEINTYRGLLESEDCKLPCTPCAPDHSPSKSCLPRLPAASCGPGAACTACSPRPICVPCPRGRL, encoded by the exons ATGGCTTCCAAGTGCCTCAAGGCCGGCTTCTCCTCCACATCTTTCAAGGGCCCGGGAGGGGCTGGTGGGGGCTCTGCTCGTGTGTCCACGACCTACTCCAGTCACTCTTGCAAGCTCCCCAGCCTCTCCCGTGGAGCCCGGAGCTTCTCCTCATGCTCAGCTGGGCCGGACAGGAGCAGCTGCAGGGCCGCCGGctgcctccctgctctctgcctccCCTCTGGAGGCTTTGCCACCAGCTACAGCATGGGCGGGGGCTGGTTCGGGGAGAGCATCCTCACCAGCGGCGAGAAGGAGACCATGCAGTGCCTGAACGACCGCCTGGCCAGCTACCTGGAGAAGGTGCGCCAGCTGGAGCGTGAGAACGCGGAGCTGGAGAGCCGCATCCGGGAGTGGAGTGAACAGCAGGTGCCCTATCTGTGCCCTGACTACCAGTCCTACTTCCGGACCGTCGAGGAGCTCCAGAAGAAG ACCCTGTGCACCAAGTCAGAGAATGCCAGGCTGGTGGTGCAGATTGACAATGCCAAGCTGGCTGCCGATGATTTCAGGACCAA GTACGAGATGGAGTTGTCCATGCGGCAGCTGGTGGAGTCGGACATGAATGGCCTGCGCAGGATCCTGGATGATCTGACCTTGTGTAAAGCTGACCTGGAGGCCCAGGTGGAGTCCTTGAAGGAGGAGCTGCTCTGCCTTAAGAAGAACCATGAGGAG GAAGTGAATGCACTGCGCTGCCAGCTTGGCGACCGGCTCAGTGTCGAGGTGGATGCAGCCCCACCTGTTGACCTGAACCGTGTTCTGGAAGAGATGAGGTGTCAGTATGAGACCCTGGTGGAGAATAATCGCAGGGATGCTGAAGATTGGTTCAACACCCAG acagaggagctgaaccagCAGGTGGTGTCCAGCTCGGAGCAGCTGCAGTCCTGCCAGGTGGAGGTCACTGAGTTGAGACGCATGGTCAATGCCCTGGAGATCGAGCTGCAGGCCCAGCACAGCATG AGAGATGCTTTGGAGTCCACGCTGGTGGAGACCGAGGCCCGCTACAGCTCCCAGCTGTCCCAGCTGCAGCGCATGATCACCAGCGTGGAGTCCCAGCTGGCCGAGATCAGGGGTGACCTGGAGCGGCAGAACCAGGAGTACCAGGTGCTGCTGGACGTGCAGGCCCGGCTGGAGGGCGAGATCAACACGTACCGGGGGCTGCTGGAGAGCGAGGACTGCAA gctCCCATGCACCCCGTGTGCACCTGACCACTCGCCCTCCAAGTCATGCCTCCCCCGTCTCCCTGCGGCCTCCTGCGGTCCTGGTGCAGCATGCACAGCCTGCAGCCCCCGCCCCATTTGTGTGCCCTGTCCAAGGGGCCGGCTCTGA
- the KRT36 gene encoding keratin, type I cuticular Ha6, with translation MATQICSPVFSSGSVKGLCGTAGSLSRVTSVRSLGSCRVPSLAGAVGSASSIRLGLSGFGSCLPGPYLSTGCYPSGFGSGGLFFEGAFNGSEKETMQFLNDRLASYLEKVRQLERENAELERRIREWYEAQIPYICPDYQSYYKTIEELQQKILLTKAENARLVLQIDNAKLAADDFRTKYETELGLRQLVEADINGLRRILDELTLCRADLEMQVESLKEELLCLKKNHEEEVNALRGQLGDRLNVEVDAAPTVDLNKILDDMRCQYETLVENNRRDVEAWFNTQTEELNQQVVSSSEQLQSCQTDIIELRRTVNALEIELQAQHSMRSSLESTLTETEARYSSQLSQLQFMITNVESQLAEIRCDLERQNQEYQVLLDVKARLESEIATYRRLLEGEDSKLPPHPCATECKPAIRVPYIPAVPCAPTVPCAPGPQISTQIRTITEEIRDGKVISSREHLQPCPL, from the exons ATGGCCACCCAGATCTGCTCCCCAGTCTTCTCCTCTGGGTCTGTCAAGGGCCTCTGTGGCACGGCAGGCAGCCTCTCCCGGGTGACCTCCGTCCGCTCTCTAGGCTCCTGCAGGGTTCCCAGTCTTGCTGGTGCTGTGGGATCAGCCTCCTCCATCAGGCTGGGCCTCTCCGGTTTCGGGAGCTGCTTGCCTGGCCCCTACCTGTCCACTGGGTGCTACCCTTCTGGCTTTGGGAGTGGGGGCTTGTTCTTTGAGGGCGCCTTCAATGGCAGCGAGAAGGAGACCATGCAGTTCCTGAATGACCGCCTGGCCAGCTACCTGGAGAAGGTGCGCCAGCTGGAGCGTGAGAACGCTGAGCTGGAGAGACGCATCCGGGAGTGGTATGAGGCTCAGATCCCGTACATCTGCCCAGACTACCAGTCCTATTACAAGACCATTGAGGAGCTCCAGCAGAAG ATCCTGCTGACCAAGGCTGAGAATGCCAGGCTTGTCCTGCAAATTGACAATGCCAAGCTGGCTGCTGATGATTTCCGGACCAA GTATGAGACGGAGCTGGGCTTGCGGCAGCTGGTAGAGGCCGACATCAATGGCCTGCGCAGGATCCTGGACGAGCTGACCCTGTGCAGGGCCGACCTGGAGATGCAGGTGGAGTCCCTGAAGGAGGAGCTGTTGTGTCTCAAGAAGAACCACGAGGAG GAAGTCAATGCACTCCGAGGCCAACTTGGGGACCGACTGAATGTGGAGGTGGATGCTGCCCCCACAGTGGATCTCAACAAGATTCTGGATGACATGAGATGCCAGTATGAGACCCTGGTGGAGAATAACCGCAGAGATGTGGAGGCCTGGTTCAACActcag ACCGAGGAGCTGAACCAGCAGGTGGTGTCCAGCTCCGAGCAGCTGCAGTCTTGCCAGACTGACATCATCGAGTTGAGACGCACGGTCAACGCCCTGGAAATCGAGCTGCAGGCCCAGCACAGCATG CGGAGTTCCTTGGAGTCCACCCTAACGGAGACCGAGGCCCGCTACAGCTCCCAGCTGTCCCAGCTGCAGTTCATGATCACCAACGTGGAGTCCCAGCTGGCCGAGATCCGCTGTGACCTGGAGCGGCAGAACCAGGAGTACCAGGTCCTCTTGGATGTCAAGGCCAGGCTGGAGTCGGAGATCGCCACCTACCGCCGCCTGCTGGAGGGAGAAGATTCCAA GCTGCCCCCGCACCCCTGCGCCACCGAATGCAAGCCTGCCATTAGAGTGCCTTACATCCCGGCTGTGCCCTGTGCGCCCACGGTGCCCTGTGCCCCGGGCCCCCAGATCAGCACCCAGATTCGCACCATCACAGAGGAGATCCGAGATGGGAAAGTCATCTCCTCCAGGGAGCACCTGCAGCCCTGCCCGCTGTAA
- the KRT32 gene encoding keratin, type I cuticular Ha2 isoform X1, with product MTSNCSPASIKSGPRPPSVCSSSMSCRPELCLGYACQPSTCVSSICMPTTYPSARCLPKTYLPSSCWPSQPASGISSSVSTCWYCEGSFNGSEKETMRVLNDRLASYLEKVHQLEQENASLESKIQEACQSQVPTTCPDYQAYFRTIDELQQKVLCTKAENTRLVVHIDNAKLAADDFRTKYEMELAMRQLVEADTNGLRRILDELTLCKADLEMQVESLKEELLCFKKNHEEEVSALRCQLGDRLNIEVNIAPPVDLNRMLEEMRCQYETLVETNHRDVEEWFNAQMEELNQQVAMSSEQLQSYQSDIIDMRRTVNTLEIDLQAQHSLRDSLESTLAETEARCGSQLAQMQCVISNVEAQLADIRCDLERQNHEYQVLLDAKARLEGEIATYQGLLDSEDCKLPCPPCSTPSCRPCAPSPSMPRTVCVPRTICVPCVLAPTGRY from the exons ATGACGTCCAACTGTTCACCAGCCTCCATCAAGAGTGGCCCCCGGCCCCCCTCTGTCTGCTCCAGCAGCATGAGCTGCCGGCCTGAACTGTGTCTGGGTTATGCCTGCCAACCCTCAACATGCGTGTCTTCCATCTGCATGCCCACCACCTACCCGTCAGCTAGGTGTCTCCCCAAGACCTACCTACCCAGCTCCTGTTGGCCTAGCCAGCCAGCCAGTGGCATCTCCAGCTCTGTGAGTACCTGCTGGTACTGTGAAGGGTCCTTCAATGGCAGCGAGAAGGAGACCATGCGGGTCCTGAACGACCGCCTGGCCAGCTACCTGGAGAAGGTACATCAACTGGAGCAGGAGAATGCCAGCCTGGAGAGCAAGATCCAAGAGGCCTGCCAGTCTCAAGTGCCCACCACGTGTCCTGATTATCAGGCTTACTTCAGGACCATTGATGAGCTGCAGCAGAAG GTTCTGTGCACCAAGGCAGAGAACACCAGGTTGGTCGTGCACATTGATAACGCCAAGCTGGCTGCTGACGACTTCAGGACCAA GTATGAGATGGAGCTGGCCATGCGGCAGCTGGTGGAGGCCGACACCAACGGCCTGCGCAGGATCCTGGACGAGTTGACCCTGTGCAAGGCCGACCTGGAGATGCAGGTGGAGTCCCTGAAGGAGGAGCTGCTGTGCTTCAAGAAGAACCATGAAGAG GAGGTCAGTGCCCTCCGATGCCAGCTTGGGGACCGCCTTAACATTGAGGTGAACATTGCACCTCCTGTGGACCTGAACAGGATGCTGGAAGAGATGCGGTGTCAGTATGAGACCCTGGTGGAGACCAACCACAGGGATGTGGAGGAATGGTTCAACGCGCAG ATGGAGGAGCTGAACCAGCAGGTGGCCATGAGCTCTGAGCAGCTTCAGAGCTACCAGTCAGACATCATTGATATGAGACGAACGGTCAACACACTGGAGATTGACCTGCAGGCCCAGCACAGCCTG AGGGACTCCCTGGAGTCCACCCTGGCGGAGACGGAGGCCCGCTGTGGCTCCCAGCTGGCCCAGATGCAGTGCGTGATCAGCAACGTGGAGGCCCAGCTGGCTGACATCCGCTGTGACCTGGAGCGGCAGAACCACGAGTACCAGGTGCTGCTGGACGCCAAGGCCCGGCTGGAGGGCGAGATCGCCACGTACCAGGGCCTGCTGGACAGCGAGGACTGCAA GTTGCCCTGTCCCCCATGCTCCACTCCCTCCTGTCGCCCTTGTGCGCCCTCTCCCAGCATGCCCCGCACCGTCTGCGTGCCCCGCACCATCTGTGTGCCCTGTGTGCTCGCCCCCACGGGCCGCTACTGA
- the KRT32 gene encoding keratin, type I cuticular Ha2 isoform X2 — MTSNCSPASIKSGPRPPSVCSSSMSCRPELCLGYACQPSTCVSSICMPTTYPSARCLPKTYLPSSCWPSQPASGISSSVSTCWYCEGSFNGSEKETMRVLNDRLASYLEKVHQLEQENASLESKIQEACQSQVPTTCPDYQAYFRTIDELQQKVLCTKAENTRLVVHIDNAKLAADDFRTKYEMELAMRQLVEADTNGLRRILDELTLCKADLEMQVESLKEELLCFKKNHEEEVSALRCQLGDRLNIEVNIAPPVDLNRMLEEMRCQYETLVETNHRDVEEWFNAQMEELNQQVAMSSEQLQSYQSDIIDMRRTVNTLEIDLQAQHSLRDSLESTLAETEARCGSQLAQMQCVISNVEAQLADIRCDLERQNHEYQVLLDAKARLEGEIATYQGLLDSEDCK; from the exons ATGACGTCCAACTGTTCACCAGCCTCCATCAAGAGTGGCCCCCGGCCCCCCTCTGTCTGCTCCAGCAGCATGAGCTGCCGGCCTGAACTGTGTCTGGGTTATGCCTGCCAACCCTCAACATGCGTGTCTTCCATCTGCATGCCCACCACCTACCCGTCAGCTAGGTGTCTCCCCAAGACCTACCTACCCAGCTCCTGTTGGCCTAGCCAGCCAGCCAGTGGCATCTCCAGCTCTGTGAGTACCTGCTGGTACTGTGAAGGGTCCTTCAATGGCAGCGAGAAGGAGACCATGCGGGTCCTGAACGACCGCCTGGCCAGCTACCTGGAGAAGGTACATCAACTGGAGCAGGAGAATGCCAGCCTGGAGAGCAAGATCCAAGAGGCCTGCCAGTCTCAAGTGCCCACCACGTGTCCTGATTATCAGGCTTACTTCAGGACCATTGATGAGCTGCAGCAGAAG GTTCTGTGCACCAAGGCAGAGAACACCAGGTTGGTCGTGCACATTGATAACGCCAAGCTGGCTGCTGACGACTTCAGGACCAA GTATGAGATGGAGCTGGCCATGCGGCAGCTGGTGGAGGCCGACACCAACGGCCTGCGCAGGATCCTGGACGAGTTGACCCTGTGCAAGGCCGACCTGGAGATGCAGGTGGAGTCCCTGAAGGAGGAGCTGCTGTGCTTCAAGAAGAACCATGAAGAG GAGGTCAGTGCCCTCCGATGCCAGCTTGGGGACCGCCTTAACATTGAGGTGAACATTGCACCTCCTGTGGACCTGAACAGGATGCTGGAAGAGATGCGGTGTCAGTATGAGACCCTGGTGGAGACCAACCACAGGGATGTGGAGGAATGGTTCAACGCGCAG ATGGAGGAGCTGAACCAGCAGGTGGCCATGAGCTCTGAGCAGCTTCAGAGCTACCAGTCAGACATCATTGATATGAGACGAACGGTCAACACACTGGAGATTGACCTGCAGGCCCAGCACAGCCTG AGGGACTCCCTGGAGTCCACCCTGGCGGAGACGGAGGCCCGCTGTGGCTCCCAGCTGGCCCAGATGCAGTGCGTGATCAGCAACGTGGAGGCCCAGCTGGCTGACATCCGCTGTGACCTGGAGCGGCAGAACCACGAGTACCAGGTGCTGCTGGACGCCAAGGCCCGGCTGGAGGGCGAGATCGCCACGTACCAGGGCCTGCTGGACAGCGAGGACTGCAAGTAG